The proteins below are encoded in one region of Herpetosiphon gulosus:
- a CDS encoding methyltransferase domain-containing protein — MSRFGEEPLEFFKYVYNDVPPWDVSAPQPALIELINAFPPQNPILDVGCGSGDLAIGLAQRGYTVVGVDFVPTAIAQAKAKAAALPREVAQRLRFVVGDGLKPSLLETKFGAIVDTGFYHLFNQADTEAFIDELAQALQPQGRYYVLAFGIEFASVNVPRAITEEEIRSRFTAECGWRVLDLQPAQFLNRVGPAVVALAACIERM, encoded by the coding sequence ATGAGTCGTTTTGGTGAAGAACCGCTGGAATTTTTCAAATATGTCTATAACGATGTGCCCCCATGGGATGTTTCTGCTCCTCAGCCAGCTTTGATTGAGTTAATCAACGCCTTTCCACCGCAAAATCCCATTCTCGACGTTGGTTGTGGTTCGGGCGATTTGGCGATTGGCCTCGCACAACGTGGCTATACGGTGGTCGGAGTTGATTTTGTGCCAACTGCGATTGCGCAAGCCAAAGCCAAAGCGGCAGCCCTGCCTCGCGAGGTTGCTCAACGCCTTCGTTTTGTGGTTGGCGATGGCCTCAAGCCCTCCTTGCTTGAAACCAAATTTGGGGCAATCGTCGATACTGGCTTTTATCATTTGTTTAATCAAGCCGATACTGAAGCATTTATTGACGAATTAGCTCAAGCCTTACAACCCCAAGGGCGTTATTATGTGTTGGCGTTTGGCATCGAATTTGCCAGCGTCAATGTGCCCCGCGCCATTACCGAAGAGGAAATTCGCAGCCGATTTACTGCTGAGTGTGGTTGGCGCGTGCTCGATCTGCAACCAGCCCAATTTCTCAATCGGGTCGGGCCGGCTGTTGTTGCGCTTGCTGCTTGTATTGAGCGAATGTAG
- a CDS encoding redox-sensing transcriptional repressor Rex, with translation MDISPNAIPDVVVRRLPIYARSLSYLAEEGVRSVSSQELGERIGVTAAQIRKDLSYFGEFGKQGIGYNVEYLLGHIRRILGLHEVWPVVLVGVGPLGQAIARYEGFRTRGIDIIGVFDNDSSKIGLQLGRNTVQPDSDLPKILQEHNIRLAIVAVPAVRAQEVVDVLVQNGVQGILNYAPIVVQTPDNVWVRHIDPVALLHSMTYYLSREDEHHAMNEH, from the coding sequence ATGGACATCTCCCCCAACGCAATTCCCGATGTTGTAGTGCGGCGATTGCCAATTTACGCACGTAGCCTGAGTTATTTGGCTGAAGAAGGTGTTCGTTCGGTTTCCTCGCAGGAGTTGGGCGAACGAATTGGGGTTACTGCCGCTCAAATTCGTAAAGATCTTTCTTATTTTGGTGAATTTGGTAAGCAAGGCATTGGCTATAACGTCGAGTATTTGCTGGGGCATATTCGACGGATTTTGGGTTTGCACGAAGTTTGGCCCGTAGTCTTGGTTGGGGTCGGGCCACTTGGTCAGGCTATCGCTCGCTACGAGGGCTTTCGCACTCGGGGCATCGACATCATTGGGGTTTTCGATAACGATAGCTCGAAAATTGGTTTGCAACTAGGCCGCAACACCGTCCAGCCCGATTCCGATTTACCTAAAATTTTGCAAGAGCATAACATTCGTTTGGCAATTGTGGCTGTGCCAGCGGTTCGCGCTCAAGAAGTTGTCGATGTGTTGGTGCAAAACGGGGTTCAAGGCATTTTGAACTATGCGCCAATTGTGGTGCAAACGCCCGATAATGTTTGGGTACGCCATATCGATCCAGTAGCGTTGTTGCATAGTATGACCTATTATCTCTCGCGTGAAGATGAACACCATGCCATGAACGAGCATTGA
- a CDS encoding response regulator, which yields MSYHAFVVEDSEVHATLAELLLQEAGFEVTIWRSIRQAWHWFEHDQTKQPMLGLLDIKLPDPTLPRLESTVLAAAISDAVAQGRHAPVHLVAISSELTPQREWAALATGCSAVLSKPLTPLKAQWLAELITQPMPTLSDEISAVAFRQGQLDVLNLLELQQRPPRRVWQIEDVRNLLAVLTAGFHVGEQGREAGLNLQHEFGGSTAAHVALRACLPVLESEQARLLGLLLHGVAQQTIAGRLGLGRRKLEGQIEQLLQQLAILLSQG from the coding sequence GTGAGCTATCATGCATTTGTGGTCGAAGATAGTGAGGTTCATGCCACTTTAGCCGAGCTGTTATTACAAGAAGCAGGCTTCGAAGTCACAATCTGGCGTTCAATTCGCCAAGCTTGGCATTGGTTCGAACACGATCAAACCAAGCAACCAATGTTGGGCTTGTTGGATATTAAGTTGCCCGACCCAACCTTGCCGCGCTTGGAAAGCACAGTTTTGGCGGCAGCAATTAGCGATGCCGTCGCCCAAGGCCGCCACGCTCCAGTGCATTTGGTAGCGATCAGCAGCGAACTAACGCCGCAACGCGAATGGGCAGCGCTGGCTACTGGTTGTAGCGCCGTACTAAGCAAACCACTAACGCCACTCAAAGCCCAATGGCTCGCCGAATTAATCACCCAGCCAATGCCAACCCTCAGCGACGAAATTAGCGCGGTCGCCTTTCGCCAAGGCCAGCTCGATGTGCTAAATTTATTGGAGCTACAACAACGTCCGCCACGACGAGTTTGGCAGATTGAAGATGTACGCAATCTTTTGGCGGTGCTCACAGCGGGGTTTCATGTGGGAGAGCAAGGGCGAGAAGCAGGGTTAAATTTACAACATGAATTTGGCGGATCAACCGCCGCTCATGTTGCATTACGGGCATGTTTGCCAGTATTAGAAAGCGAGCAAGCTCGTTTGCTAGGGCTGTTGCTGCATGGGGTTGCCCAACAAACCATCGCTGGCCGTTTGGGGCTTGGGCGACGCAAACTTGAGGGGCAAATTGAGCAACTCTTGCAACAGCTAGCAATTTTGCTGAGCCAGGGTTGA
- a CDS encoding HAMP domain-containing sensor histidine kinase, producing MHERWNRLLYSRWWYAAALLYLAAALLWPALGKRSAPISRLVEVIILLVCVGRFWLPAIQRPYSALAKGWRILAVQWGMLAFYRGLGGSLTSIKGLSQVVLPIIIYVPTVVMAGAFFVSLPFSQRRRSSIVLDWFALSVGLMIITTIAIRQVVPNVAWYDGLFVGADLSLLYALDLIRQQQPQRWQQLFRQLSSGILALSLVDLAWIFDRSKLVVLPIGALYCVAWLILAHAAAIHPNASSPRSDQLAIDTFAKRSIPYVILLGGLAFTIATGELNFALLLLPLFLLRISVEMSEAQQLSLRLEQARREATHARDEAEFLRELLRSSIHDLRSPIDGATGLINVLELQPQRPQLWTLLRVQIEDIGQQMHDLLDIARAQTKAMLQQTPVDLAELCCAETARLEASAAFAQKTNKPQIQLNIQNLQVHTNQRLLGRVIYNLLKNSLDHGGEQICLIVEIHAEQINLIIHDNGVGFPQHVLDLAPSNSDGRGYGFGLRGVLANLSLIGAKLQLENRQGAWACIQLPAYQPSF from the coding sequence ATGCACGAACGCTGGAATCGCTTGTTGTATAGTCGTTGGTGGTATGCTGCGGCCTTGCTCTATTTGGCGGCTGCGCTACTTTGGCCCGCACTCGGCAAACGTTCAGCCCCAATCAGTCGCTTGGTTGAGGTGATTATTTTGCTGGTGTGTGTCGGGCGTTTTTGGCTGCCTGCAATCCAACGCCCATATTCGGCTTTGGCTAAAGGCTGGCGGATTTTGGCGGTGCAATGGGGCATGTTAGCCTTCTATCGCGGCTTGGGTGGTTCGCTAACCAGCATCAAAGGCTTAAGCCAAGTTGTGCTGCCAATCATTATTTATGTGCCAACCGTGGTGATGGCTGGGGCATTTTTTGTCAGTTTACCCTTCAGCCAGCGCCGCCGTAGTAGCATTGTGCTCGATTGGTTTGCTCTCAGCGTTGGCTTGATGATTATCACGACCATTGCGATTCGCCAAGTTGTGCCGAATGTTGCTTGGTACGATGGCCTGTTTGTCGGCGCTGATCTTTCGTTGCTGTATGCGCTTGATCTGATTCGCCAGCAACAGCCCCAACGTTGGCAGCAGTTGTTTCGTCAACTGAGCAGCGGCATTTTGGCCTTGAGCTTGGTCGATTTGGCCTGGATTTTCGACCGCAGCAAGTTGGTTGTTTTACCAATTGGCGCATTGTATTGCGTGGCTTGGCTGATTTTAGCCCACGCTGCGGCGATTCACCCCAACGCCAGTAGCCCACGCAGCGATCAGCTAGCGATCGATACCTTTGCCAAACGTAGCATTCCCTATGTGATTTTACTTGGCGGCTTGGCTTTCACAATTGCCACTGGCGAGCTGAATTTTGCACTCTTGCTGTTGCCATTATTTTTGCTACGAATCAGCGTTGAGATGAGCGAAGCTCAACAACTTTCACTACGACTCGAACAAGCGCGACGCGAGGCCACCCACGCCCGCGATGAAGCCGAATTTCTCCGCGAACTGTTGCGCTCGTCAATTCATGATTTGCGTTCACCGATCGATGGAGCTACTGGATTAATCAATGTGTTGGAATTACAGCCGCAACGCCCACAATTATGGACTCTGTTGCGGGTACAGATTGAAGATATCGGCCAGCAAATGCACGATCTGTTGGATATTGCCCGAGCACAAACCAAGGCCATGCTCCAACAAACTCCAGTCGATTTAGCCGAACTGTGTTGTGCTGAAACTGCCCGTTTAGAGGCTAGCGCCGCCTTTGCCCAAAAAACCAATAAACCTCAAATTCAACTTAATATTCAAAATCTGCAAGTGCATACCAACCAACGTTTGCTTGGTCGAGTAATTTATAATTTATTAAAAAACAGCCTTGATCATGGCGGCGAGCAAATTTGCTTAATTGTTGAGATTCATGCTGAGCAGATTAACCTTATTATTCACGACAACGGGGTGGGCTTTCCCCAGCATGTGCTCGATTTGGCTCCTAGCAACAGCGACGGGCGTGGCTATGGCTTTGGTTTACGTGGCGTTTTAGCCAATCTAAGCCTGATTGGGGCCAAACTTCAGTTGGAAAATCGCCAAGGCGCTTGGGCTTGTATCCAATTGCCCGCCTATCAGCCTAGCTTTTGA
- a CDS encoding alkaline phosphatase PhoX has protein sequence MTSHDQRAERKSIWHDLLERRINRRTLVASGAAAAAVAALPLDLQTAEAAHYNAPLSAPALTQRQPQGSLPFKPISTSTADDLILPEGFRYDLLAHRGHAMGDGSLFGENADFIAFFPIDMLQKGLDQNRPQFGFTRSDLSSTDGLLLVNHEYVNPMFISGYTGSGAKSGDQINAEKHMVGMSVIRVKRNSDGRWYFDQTDTAHNRRIDATTPITLTGPAATIDGGPMAIGSLGNCSGGVTPWGTALSCEENFQDYPNPAPTGYGWEPEIYGKRHYGWVVEVDPFDKNSTPRKHTAMGRFRHENVAVRVGSDGTVVAYMGDDKADSCVYKFVADRKLTNLADRPGNMQILESGQLYAADFANGKWILLDYNSQSALQSAKDSKGNLLFSSQADVLADTQAAAMALKATPVDRPEDIEIHPLDGSVYVALTNNTGHGNFHGQIVRMAETDNNPAATSFEWSIFAVGGSQSGFSSPDNLVFDGEGNLWMVTDISSSRTNKGIYKFQGNNGLFFFRTSGPDAGIAFQFASGPVECELTGPCWSPDGRTLFLAIQHPGEESKSLTELSSHWPIGGNEVPRSGVVAITGFKR, from the coding sequence ATGACCAGCCACGATCAGCGTGCAGAGCGCAAAAGTATTTGGCACGATTTATTAGAACGTCGGATCAATCGCCGGACCCTTGTTGCCAGTGGTGCTGCCGCTGCTGCGGTCGCGGCCTTGCCCTTAGATCTGCAAACTGCTGAAGCGGCGCACTATAATGCCCCTTTGTCAGCCCCAGCCTTGACCCAACGCCAACCGCAAGGTTCGTTGCCCTTCAAACCAATCAGCACCAGCACCGCCGATGATTTGATTTTGCCCGAAGGCTTCCGCTACGATTTATTGGCCCACCGTGGTCACGCTATGGGCGATGGCAGTTTGTTTGGCGAAAATGCCGATTTCATTGCCTTCTTCCCGATTGATATGTTGCAAAAAGGCCTCGACCAAAATCGCCCACAATTTGGCTTTACCCGCAGCGATTTATCAAGCACCGATGGCCTGTTGTTGGTCAATCACGAATACGTCAACCCCATGTTTATCTCGGGCTACACTGGCTCGGGCGCAAAATCTGGCGATCAAATCAACGCCGAGAAGCATATGGTTGGCATGAGCGTGATTCGGGTTAAGCGCAATAGCGATGGCCGTTGGTATTTCGACCAAACTGATACCGCCCACAATCGCCGGATCGACGCAACCACTCCAATCACATTAACTGGCCCAGCCGCCACTATCGATGGCGGCCCAATGGCGATTGGCTCACTTGGCAATTGTTCAGGTGGGGTAACGCCTTGGGGCACGGCACTGAGCTGCGAAGAAAACTTCCAAGATTATCCCAACCCAGCGCCAACTGGCTATGGCTGGGAACCAGAAATCTACGGCAAGCGCCACTATGGCTGGGTTGTCGAAGTTGACCCATTTGATAAAAACAGCACGCCCCGCAAGCACACTGCCATGGGCCGCTTCCGCCACGAAAATGTAGCGGTGCGGGTTGGCAGCGATGGCACAGTTGTGGCCTATATGGGCGACGACAAAGCCGATTCATGTGTCTATAAATTTGTGGCCGACCGCAAATTGACCAACTTGGCTGATCGCCCAGGCAATATGCAAATTCTCGAAAGCGGCCAACTCTACGCCGCCGACTTTGCCAATGGCAAGTGGATTTTGCTCGATTACAACAGCCAAAGCGCCTTGCAAAGTGCCAAAGATAGCAAAGGCAATTTGCTATTCAGCTCGCAAGCCGATGTCTTGGCCGATACCCAAGCCGCTGCCATGGCGCTCAAAGCCACACCCGTCGATCGCCCAGAAGATATTGAAATTCACCCACTTGATGGCAGTGTTTACGTTGCCCTGACCAACAACACGGGCCACGGCAACTTCCACGGCCAAATCGTGCGCATGGCCGAAACCGATAATAATCCTGCTGCAACCAGCTTCGAATGGAGCATCTTCGCGGTTGGTGGCTCCCAAAGCGGCTTCTCATCGCCCGACAACTTGGTGTTCGATGGCGAAGGCAACTTGTGGATGGTAACCGACATCTCATCATCACGCACCAACAAAGGTATCTACAAATTCCAAGGCAACAACGGTCTCTTCTTCTTCCGCACCAGCGGCCCCGATGCTGGGATCGCCTTCCAATTTGCCTCAGGGCCAGTGGAATGCGAATTGACTGGGCCATGCTGGTCGCCTGATGGCCGAACCCTGTTCTTGGCGATTCAACACCCAGGTGAAGAATCCAAGAGCTTGACCGAACTGAGCAGCCACTGGCCAATCGGTGGTAACGAAGTGCCACGCTCAGGGGTTGTCGCAATTACAGGGTTCAAGCGCTAG
- the def gene encoding peptide deformylase, translating to MAVRRVLQIEDPTDAVVLRAKAKRITSFDQSLAGLVDDMIETMREARGVGIAAPQVGVSRRVVVIEEPAQYEEHEDGTQTQIAPAVLYVMVNPEIIKASEETHMLQEGCLSLPGRYTKVPRNKWVTIKYYDLKGREQRLRHIPAEDYKVGHIAQHEFDHLDGIMFTDRMTEESKLVDYRKESESARLKRRGLLARKKRPDTELESESATNE from the coding sequence ATGGCAGTACGTCGGGTATTGCAAATAGAAGATCCAACTGATGCAGTGGTGTTACGGGCCAAGGCCAAACGCATCACCAGTTTTGATCAAAGTTTGGCTGGTTTGGTTGATGATATGATTGAAACCATGCGTGAAGCTCGGGGCGTTGGGATTGCCGCGCCGCAAGTTGGGGTTTCGCGGCGCGTGGTGGTAATTGAAGAGCCAGCCCAATACGAAGAACATGAAGATGGTACTCAGACCCAAATTGCTCCCGCCGTGCTGTATGTGATGGTCAATCCAGAGATTATCAAAGCCAGCGAAGAAACCCATATGCTACAAGAAGGCTGTTTGAGCCTGCCTGGCCGCTATACCAAAGTGCCGCGTAACAAATGGGTAACGATCAAATATTACGATTTAAAAGGTCGCGAACAGCGCTTGCGCCATATTCCCGCTGAAGATTACAAAGTTGGGCACATCGCTCAGCACGAGTTTGATCACCTTGATGGGATTATGTTTACCGACCGCATGACCGAAGAAAGCAAATTGGTCGATTATCGCAAAGAAAGTGAAAGTGCACGCCTCAAACGGCGCGGTTTGTTGGCGCGTAAAAAACGCCCCGATACTGAACTCGAATCAGAATCGGCAACCAATGAATAA
- a CDS encoding UDP-glucuronic acid decarboxylase family protein produces MRVLITGAAGFLGSHLCERFLAEGHSVVGMDNFITGNPENIAHLVGREGFQFIRHDVTNYIFLPGPLDAVLHFASPASPIDYLELPIQTLKVGALGTHNALGLAKAKGARFLIASTSEVYGDPQVHPQPETYWGHVNPIGPRGVYDEAKRFAEAMTMAYHTYHGVQTRIVRIFNTYGPRMRLADGRVVPNFIQQSLRGEPLTLYGDGLQTRSFQFVGDLVEGVYRLLLSDEVEPVNIGNPHEFTMREFAEIVNAMTGNPAGTVVKPELRIKDDPQNRQPDISKAKRVLNWEPQVTLQAGLEQTIPWFAEQLRQRGEIQ; encoded by the coding sequence ATGCGCGTGTTGATCACGGGAGCAGCAGGGTTTTTAGGCTCGCATTTGTGTGAGCGGTTTCTGGCCGAAGGTCACTCGGTTGTTGGGATGGATAATTTCATCACTGGCAATCCGGAAAATATTGCCCATTTAGTTGGCCGCGAAGGCTTTCAATTTATTCGCCACGATGTGACCAACTATATTTTCTTGCCTGGCCCGCTCGATGCAGTGTTGCACTTTGCCTCGCCAGCCTCGCCAATCGATTATCTTGAACTGCCGATTCAAACGCTCAAAGTTGGGGCTTTGGGGACGCATAATGCCCTCGGTTTGGCCAAAGCCAAAGGTGCTCGCTTCTTGATCGCCTCAACTTCAGAAGTGTATGGCGATCCGCAAGTTCACCCCCAACCCGAAACCTATTGGGGCCACGTCAACCCAATCGGGCCACGCGGGGTTTACGATGAAGCCAAACGCTTTGCCGAAGCCATGACCATGGCCTACCATACCTACCACGGCGTGCAAACGCGGATTGTACGGATTTTCAACACCTATGGCCCACGCATGCGCTTGGCTGATGGTCGGGTTGTGCCCAACTTTATTCAACAATCGTTGCGTGGCGAGCCGCTGACCCTTTACGGCGATGGCTTACAAACCCGTTCATTCCAATTTGTTGGCGATTTGGTCGAAGGCGTGTATCGTTTGTTGCTCTCCGATGAGGTCGAGCCAGTTAATATTGGCAATCCCCACGAGTTCACCATGCGCGAGTTTGCCGAAATCGTCAATGCTATGACGGGCAATCCAGCTGGCACGGTGGTTAAGCCCGAACTGCGAATTAAAGACGACCCCCAAAATCGCCAGCCCGATATTAGCAAAGCCAAACGAGTGCTGAATTGGGAGCCACAAGTCACCTTGCAAGCAGGCTTGGAACAAACGATTCCGTGGTTTGCTGAGCAATTGCGCCAACGTGGCGAAATTCAATAA
- a CDS encoding O-antigen ligase family protein, with product MQRHALTWRSVQPLDWLLASLGLAGVAIITLLPFTQAATLIICGMLLVCMLIQPAVGLSLTVATVMLQELLSFPLGLTATHVIGIMALGAWLLYGMAQRKIIIDTTLLVPWSLFLMALLLSAGLTEYNAVDALKQVVRWFMAFLAFVVTVATITTPKRAIGLIAVMFTVGVIEALIGIQQYRVGAGPFAIGETVRAYGTIGKPNTFAGFLELMWPMTLSVALGLLWFWWQQRQRWHYLLGSALSAGASLIILAAIGVSFSRGAWIGIMGALVVMLLAVDRRRALPLIGLGGILLLAIISQPELFPPVITERISSLTNNLRIFDAGRVTVTDENFAVVERMAHWQAGANMFLAHPVLGVGPDNFNRAYPEFFVGRWSESQGHSHNYYIHIAAEAGILGLIAYLVLIAAVYRQAYLAIQATRGTVWQMVAIGCCGIITAIQLHNVFDNLHVLNFGIHLSAVWALCVVLTQRQGWRA from the coding sequence ATGCAGCGTCACGCATTAACTTGGCGCTCCGTGCAGCCATTGGATTGGTTGCTGGCTAGCTTAGGGCTGGCAGGAGTGGCAATTATTACTCTGCTGCCCTTCACGCAGGCAGCAACCTTGATTATTTGTGGCATGCTCTTGGTTTGCATGTTGATTCAGCCTGCCGTAGGTTTGAGTTTGACGGTTGCCACAGTCATGCTCCAAGAGTTATTGAGCTTTCCGCTAGGCTTGACTGCAACCCATGTAATTGGGATTATGGCCTTGGGGGCGTGGCTGTTGTATGGCATGGCCCAGCGCAAAATCATCATCGACACAACCTTGCTGGTGCCATGGAGCCTGTTTTTGATGGCTTTGCTGCTCTCGGCGGGGCTAACCGAATACAACGCGGTTGATGCCTTGAAGCAGGTGGTGCGTTGGTTCATGGCCTTTTTGGCCTTTGTGGTGACGGTTGCCACAATCACCACACCCAAACGAGCGATTGGCCTGATTGCGGTGATGTTCACGGTTGGGGTCATCGAGGCATTGATCGGCATTCAGCAATATCGTGTGGGTGCTGGCCCGTTTGCCATTGGCGAAACCGTGCGGGCTTATGGCACAATCGGCAAGCCCAATACCTTTGCTGGCTTTTTGGAGTTGATGTGGCCCATGACCTTGAGCGTGGCCTTGGGCTTGCTCTGGTTTTGGTGGCAACAACGCCAACGCTGGCACTATTTGCTTGGCTCGGCCTTGAGTGCTGGCGCAAGCCTGATCATTTTGGCAGCGATTGGGGTCAGTTTTTCGCGTGGCGCTTGGATTGGGATTATGGGTGCGCTGGTGGTGATGCTGCTGGCGGTTGATCGGCGGCGTGCCCTGCCATTAATTGGCCTTGGTGGAATATTGCTGCTGGCGATTATCAGCCAGCCTGAGCTATTTCCCCCAGTAATTACCGAGCGAATTAGCAGCCTGACCAACAATTTGCGGATTTTTGATGCTGGACGGGTGACGGTTACCGATGAAAATTTTGCGGTCGTCGAACGCATGGCTCATTGGCAAGCGGGGGCAAATATGTTTTTGGCCCATCCAGTGCTTGGGGTCGGCCCCGACAACTTCAATCGGGCTTATCCTGAATTTTTTGTGGGGCGCTGGTCGGAATCGCAAGGCCACTCGCACAACTACTACATTCATATTGCGGCAGAAGCTGGCATTTTAGGCTTGATTGCCTATCTCGTGCTGATTGCGGCGGTTTATCGTCAAGCCTATTTGGCAATTCAGGCGACGCGCGGCACAGTTTGGCAGATGGTAGCAATTGGCTGCTGTGGTATCATAACCGCCATTCAATTGCATAACGTTTTCGATAATCTCCATGTGTTGAATTTTGGAATTCATTTGAGCGCGGTGTGGGCCTTATGTGTGGTTCTGACACAGCGCCAAGGGTGGCGTGCATGA
- a CDS encoding GDP-mannose 4,6-dehydratase yields MTYLVTGGAGFIGSHLCETLLQRGERVIAFDNFNDYYSPERKRRNVARLLDHPNFVLWEGDLRDPASLLALFEQHRPSHVAHLAGMANPRYSLQYPALYSAVNVEGSVNVWQAAINYGIQAFVQASTSSVYGLAPTPWHEELATDRPLSPYAATKKAAELLAYTFHYQTQIPTRVVRFFTVYGPKGRPDMTPTIFVEAMRKQEPIVLYNGGVDVYRDWTYVDDIVSGVIAVLDSDRTFDIFNLGNSTPVMLRSFIDTLQAITGLNAIIEAKPLSSADPPITFADTTKAQQLLGWKPTTDIEDGLERYWHWYKTEYDC; encoded by the coding sequence ATGACATATTTAGTAACGGGTGGTGCGGGTTTTATTGGCTCGCATTTGTGCGAAACACTGTTGCAGCGTGGCGAACGTGTCATTGCATTCGATAATTTCAACGATTATTACAGCCCTGAACGCAAACGCCGTAACGTAGCACGTTTGCTCGATCATCCCAATTTTGTGCTGTGGGAAGGCGATTTGCGTGATCCAGCCAGTTTATTGGCCTTGTTTGAGCAACATCGACCCAGCCATGTGGCCCATTTGGCAGGCATGGCCAACCCACGCTATTCGTTGCAATATCCCGCTTTGTATAGCGCGGTCAATGTTGAAGGCTCGGTCAATGTCTGGCAAGCAGCGATTAACTATGGCATTCAGGCCTTTGTTCAAGCCTCAACTTCGTCGGTGTATGGGCTTGCGCCAACCCCATGGCACGAAGAATTAGCCACCGATCGGCCATTATCGCCTTATGCTGCTACCAAAAAAGCTGCCGAACTGCTGGCCTATACCTTCCATTATCAAACCCAAATTCCAACCCGCGTGGTACGCTTTTTCACGGTCTATGGCCCCAAAGGTCGCCCCGATATGACCCCAACGATTTTTGTTGAGGCCATGCGCAAGCAAGAGCCAATTGTGCTTTACAATGGCGGGGTTGATGTTTACCGCGATTGGACGTATGTTGACGACATTGTTTCAGGGGTGATTGCGGTGCTTGATAGCGATCGCACCTTTGATATTTTCAATTTAGGTAACTCAACTCCGGTGATGCTGCGCAGCTTTATTGATACGCTGCAAGCAATTACTGGCTTGAATGCAATTATTGAAGCCAAGCCTTTATCATCTGCCGACCCGCCAATTACCTTTGCCGATACCACCAAGGCGCAACAATTGCTGGGTTGGAAGCCAACCACCGATATCGAGGATGGCCTAGAGCGCTATTGGCATTGGTATAAAACCGAGTACGATTGCTAG
- a CDS encoding lysylphosphatidylglycerol synthase transmembrane domain-containing protein, translating to MKSQTQANPASLRPEQTNQGLPRPAETESLEQLVEQAAEAAPLPAEALPEDLADVRSSGFSLRDKFLNFKSLASFGIAFAILGLAFWRADINLAEMWQQILQTNLWLYSAGFIVFYGLFPIRAWRWRIILRSAGFEVDSPQSRKNWSGIAALSEFIGLSWFANCVVPAKLGDAYRGYLVKKNGNASFSRTLGTIFAERIVDMIVLFGMLVVSGLLVFQGHLNSWTEKLFIIGIVFTILLVIGLMSMRYLSPLIRRALPQRFHDFYARFEEGTLSSFRPSRLPILLILTIIVWLGESMRLFFVIEAMGGLGLSLSAIIFVALASSLLTAVPALPGGLGLVEVGIAGVMMLFSVGQTTSTAVAFLDRIINYWSIVILGLVLYLFSKRK from the coding sequence ATGAAATCGCAAACGCAAGCAAATCCTGCTAGTTTACGCCCTGAGCAAACCAACCAAGGCTTGCCGCGTCCGGCTGAAACCGAATCGCTCGAACAACTGGTTGAACAGGCCGCCGAAGCTGCTCCTTTACCCGCTGAGGCACTACCCGAAGATTTAGCCGATGTGCGTTCGAGCGGCTTTTCGCTGCGCGACAAATTTCTGAATTTCAAATCGCTGGCATCATTTGGCATTGCTTTTGCGATTCTGGGCTTAGCGTTTTGGCGAGCCGATATTAACCTCGCTGAGATGTGGCAGCAAATTCTTCAAACCAATCTTTGGCTCTATAGCGCTGGTTTTATTGTTTTCTATGGTCTTTTTCCAATTCGCGCTTGGCGCTGGCGGATTATTTTGCGTAGCGCTGGCTTTGAAGTCGATAGCCCGCAATCACGTAAAAATTGGTCGGGGATTGCGGCATTAAGCGAGTTTATTGGGCTTTCATGGTTTGCTAACTGCGTTGTGCCTGCCAAACTAGGCGATGCCTATCGTGGCTATTTGGTCAAGAAAAACGGCAACGCCTCATTCTCACGCACCTTGGGCACAATTTTCGCCGAACGCATCGTCGATATGATTGTGCTCTTTGGCATGTTGGTGGTTTCGGGCTTATTGGTGTTTCAAGGCCATCTCAATAGCTGGACCGAAAAATTATTTATCATCGGAATTGTTTTTACGATTTTGCTGGTGATTGGTTTGATGTCGATGCGCTATCTGAGTCCGTTGATTCGTCGCGCCTTGCCCCAACGTTTCCACGATTTTTATGCTCGCTTCGAGGAAGGCACACTTTCATCATTTCGGCCTTCACGCTTGCCAATTTTGTTGATTTTGACGATTATCGTTTGGCTAGGCGAGTCGATGCGCTTGTTTTTCGTGATTGAGGCCATGGGTGGCTTGGGTTTATCGTTATCAGCAATTATTTTCGTAGCGTTGGCTAGCTCGTTGTTGACCGCCGTGCCTGCCTTGCCTGGTGGCTTGGGCTTGGTCGAGGTTGGGATTGCTGGCGTGATGATGTTGTTTAGCGTTGGCCAAACCACGAGCACAGCCGTAGCGTTTCTCGATCGCATCATCAACTATTGGAGCATCGTGATTTTGGGGTTGGTTTTGTATCTGTTCAGCAAACGAAAGTGA